In Candidatus Deferrimicrobium sp., the sequence CAGGGGGGTGAGGTCCCGAAGGTGATCCTTCCCGTAATGGCCACCAACGATTATCTGGAATGGATGGAGATCGAAAAGGGGATCGAAACCGGTAGCCTGACGGCACCCGGAGTCGCCCCTACGGTAATTCCGGGATCGGCCGAGCCGGTGAAAATACCCGATGGAGGATAGGATCTCGGACCCTTGCATCGACGGCGGTAGTCTCAAGCCTTGAGGGAACCCCGGGAACCGGTCCCATCAGATCCTTCCAGCAAGTGTCCAGGGCCGGTTTCCGGGGTTTGCCCGTCTTCCGGAAGTACGGATCGAGACGGGATCACCTAATTTATTTCCTAATTTTTTTCTTGCCAAATCTTCGTGCCTTCCTTAGTTTGAGGGAACGCCCCGCCTTCGTTGCGGGATTTCCGATCGGTGCGATAGACGTTGCTCGGCAACCGGCCAAGACCCTTTTCAGTATTTCTATTCCTGGCAGCGCTTCTCCGCTTTTCCGCCTGCCCGGATCTTGCGCTTGGCGGATTCGCCGGGGATGGGGTGCTGGTAGATGGGAATGGGATCGCCGACCTTGAAGCGATCGCCGGTCTTCCCGAAAAGGAGGTCTCGCTGGGGAAAGCTCTCCTCCTGGCCTCCTCCATCGGGGAAAAGGACCTGTATGGAATATCCGTCGATCCATCCGGCATCGAAGAGAAAATCGAAGGACTTGTCGCACGGGTTCGTCCGTCGCTGAAGGATAGAAGCAATCCGCGAAGCGCCGTTTCCCTCCTGAGCCGTTTCCTGTTCGTAGAGGAAGGGTTCGTTTACGACCCGGCTGCGGGGAACCCGGAGAATTACCTGCCGGATCACGTGCTCTCCCGGAAACGCGGAAACTGCCTTGGGTTGACGATGCTGTATCTGGTGCTTGCCGAACGGCTGGGGATTCCGTTGCGAGGGTCCTACGTCCCCTCCCACACCTTCGTCCGGTACGAGGGCCAGGGGGGCCGGATCAACATCGAGACGGCGGAAAAGGGGGTCGAGCGGGCCGACGAGCAGTATGCGCGCGATTTCCGGCTGGCGAAAGACAGACCGTATCTGCGGACCCTCGGAAAGAAGGAAATGATCGGGGTGTACCTGAAGAGCCTCGGCGCCGCATACTCCCGGAACGGGATAGAGGAGAAGGCCGCAGAGCTCTACCGGGCGGCGGCCGAATTCTATCCGAACCTGCCGGATGTCCATTTCAATATGGCCATTTCCGACCAGAAGATGGGACGGCTGGAGGAAGCCATCGCGGGCTACAGGCGCGCAATCGCCTTGGACGGAGACCTCGCTGCGGCGCGGGACAACCTTGCGGTGGCGCTTGCGAAAAAAGGCCGCCTTGCCGAAGCGCTTGTGGAAGCGCGCAAGGCGGTGGACCTGGACCCCCGGAATGTGATCGCCCGGGGGAACCTTGCCGCCATCCTTTGCGCGTGCGGGAAGTCGGAAGACGGCATACGCGAGTTCCGGAAAGTGCTGGAGATCCAGCCGGGCAACGTCAAGGCGCTGGCCGGGCTGGCGAAGGCCTCTTACTCACGGGAAAAATACCGCGATGTGGTCGAGTA encodes:
- a CDS encoding tetratricopeptide repeat protein; this translates as MLVDGNGIADLEAIAGLPEKEVSLGKALLLASSIGEKDLYGISVDPSGIEEKIEGLVARVRPSLKDRSNPRSAVSLLSRFLFVEEGFVYDPAAGNPENYLPDHVLSRKRGNCLGLTMLYLVLAERLGIPLRGSYVPSHTFVRYEGQGGRINIETAEKGVERADEQYARDFRLAKDRPYLRTLGKKEMIGVYLKSLGAAYSRNGIEEKAAELYRAAAEFYPNLPDVHFNMAISDQKMGRLEEAIAGYRRAIALDGDLAAARDNLAVALAKKGRLAEALVEARKAVDLDPRNVIARGNLAAILCACGKSEDGIREFRKVLEIQPGNVKALAGLAKASYSREKYRDVVEYSDRDGRAGVRLDDAMPGALE